The following proteins are encoded in a genomic region of Colletotrichum higginsianum IMI 349063 chromosome 9, whole genome shotgun sequence:
- a CDS encoding Major facilitator superfamily transporter translates to MDRSSQDPEKAGFEHADDIRTSSLNESQDIDIDAGFTPEEQRKIIRRIDRRLVVTVGAMYCVSLMDRTNLSAAAIAGMTKELSLQIDNRYGIASLLFFIPYIIFQPPSTIVVRKIGPRLHLGGLTLLWGGVMIGMGFSRKYTHLYACRILLGVLEAGFFPSCVYLLSTWYTRYEVGKRYSVFYLLGCVASAFAGILAYGLMQMNGQQGLTGWRWIFIIEVEYSIAPWPPCEVLILLDIGVLTCVLGLAGYWLLVDFPDSKRKDWSFLGERERAWIVARVNRDRGDAHMPAFNLRRFLSAGADWRIWAYAMIFFNTTTVSYALAYFLPIILQINMGFDVGAAQCLVAPPYAFAGFIMFGTAWLGDKMKFRGPVILINMLFCIVGLPIMGFHSSAAVRYFGVFLTTAGANSNVPAVMAYQANNIRGQWKRAFCSATLVSFGGIGGIAGSLLFREQDKPHYRPGMYACIACSLLTVILVSLLTLDAYFKNKKADRGETELEADDEGAQRGFRYTY, encoded by the exons ATGGATCGATCCTCCCAGGACCCCGAGAAGGCGGGCTTCGAGCACGCCGACGATATCAGGACCAGTTCCCTCAATGAATCCCAAGATATCGATATCGATGCCGGCTTCACGCCCGAGGAGCAACGCAAGATCATCCGCCGTATCGATCGCAGACTCGTCGTCACCGTGGGCGCCATGTACTGCGTCTCGCTGATGGACCGGACGAACCTGTCAGCCGCTGCTATTGCGGGCATGACCAAGGAGCTGTCTCTTCAGATTGACAACAGATAT GGCATcgcctctcttctctttttcatcccgtacatcatcttccAGCCGCCCTCGACCATTGTCGTCCGCAAGATCGGTCCCCGTCTtcacctcggcggcctcaCCCTCTTGTGGGGTGGCGTCATGATTGGAATGGGGTTCTCGCGCAAGTACACCCATCTGTATGCCTGTAGAATTCTGCTCGGCGTTCTCGAGGCCGGTTTCTTCCCCAGCTGCGTCTACCTCCTCAGCACATGGTACACTAGAT ACGAGGTCGGCAAGCGATACTCCGTCTTCTACCTCCTCGGCTGCGTTGCGTCTGCTTTCGCTGGAATTTTGGCCTATGGTTTGATGCAGATGAACGGGCAGCAGGGCCTCACAGGTTGGAGATGGATTTTCATCATAGAAGTTGAGTACTCGATCGCTCCCTGGCCTCCGTGTGAAGTGCTAATATTGTTGGATATAGGTGTGTTGACGTGCGTGCTTGGTCTCGCGGGCTACTGGCTGCTTGTCGACTTCCCCGACTCCAAGCGCAAGGACTGGagcttcctcggcgagcgCGAGCGGGCGTGgatcgtcgcgcgcgtgaACCGTGACCGTGGTGATGCACACATGCCGGCCTTCAACCTGCGGAGATTTCtcagcgccggcgccgactgGCGGATCTGGGCATACGCCATGATCTTCTTCAACACGACGACGGTCTCGTACGCGCTCGCCTACTTCCTTCCCATCATCCTGCAGATCAACATGGGcttcgacgtcggcgccgcgcaGTGCCTTGTCGCACCGCC TTATGCCTTTGCTGGTTTTATCATGTTTGGAACTGCCTGGCTCGGCGACAAGATGAAGTTCCGTGGCCCTGTCATCCTCATCAACATGCTCTTCTGTATCGTCGGCCTGCCCATCATGGGCTTCCACTCGAGCGCGGCGGTGCGCTACTTTGGCGTCTTCCTGACGACGGCAGGCGCCAACTCCAACGTGCCTGCCGTCATGGCCTACCAGGCGAACAACATCCGTGGCCAGTGGAAGAGGGCCTTCTGCAGCGCGACCCTGGTCTCGTTCGGTGGCATCGGTGGCATCGCCGGCAGCTTGCTGTTCCGTGAGCAGGACAAGCCTCATTACCGTCCGGGCATGTACGCCTGTATCGCCTGCAGCTTGTTGACCGTCATCCTGGTTTCCTTGTTAACCCTCGACGCCTACttcaagaacaagaaggccGACCGGGGCGAGACGGAGCTCGAGGCTGATGAT GAGGGCGCTCAGAGAGGCTTCCGGTACACCTACTAG
- a CDS encoding Integral membrane protein, which produces MARLSFSTALLPLKSSSLIAVAATILTSLPMALGHEHGVSHIQEGETVSQEPIDTTLWIHIFIMMLAFGVIFPVGMVLGMTKNRWHVPTQVLGSALAILGYFLGHMHRGRQFVAHNVHASFANWLMIIMAAQVGLGVYLRLHLEKGINGRIRRFIKPAHGFLGKASPVLAWTQFLFGGITSLGFCQGDHLGQCLAHFIMGSAFIAYGIILTLLLLVGQLWIRRSGRSQEFFDSIVIAAWGCVNTFTEHRWGTEWVRNDWQHTTMGIIWWCAGLVGIWLSRDRDGNPKRNFIPGFVIGITGWGMSAHPQDLPISAMTHNMFGKTLMGVGITRVIEVAFVVKDATGVSADGRQTNSWQFIPVFLLYASGFLFMGATEEQMALVANSGLDHVSYILILYSFAFLLFLFTMMLIHLFDRNANTDGKVVLENGVPVVNGRPGENRQVRDAEEFELEGLMSDDEDEARKGLKDDTDDDQGLGSPSSPSTIGKNSDRVAR; this is translated from the exons ATGGCGCGCCTCTCGTTTTCTACGGCCTTGTTGCCGCTGAAATCTTCCTCCTTGATCGCCGTCGCTGCAACAATCCTCACATCTCTCCCCATGGCTCTAGGTCACGAACACGGCGTCAGCCACATCCAGGAGGGCGAGACCGTCTCGCAGGAACCCATC GACACGACGCTATGGATACACATCTTCATCATGATGCTGGCCTTCGGCGTCATCTTCCCCGTCGGCATGGTGCTGGGA ATGACCAAGAACCGCTGGCATGTTCCGACTCAAGTCCTCGGTTCCGCCCTCGCCATTCTTGGCTACTTCCTCGGCCATATGCACCGCGGCCGACAATTCGTCGCCCATAACGTCCACGCCTCCTTTGCGAACTGGCTCATGATCATCATGGCCGCCCAGGTCGGCCTGGGTGTCTACCTGAGGCTACATCTTGAAAAGGGCATCAACGGCCGCATCCGCCGATTCATCAAGCCCGCCCACGGCTTCCTGGGCAAGGCCTCCCCCGTCCTGGCCTGGACGCAGTTCCTGTTTGGCGGCATTACCTCGTTGGGTTTCTGCCAGGGCGACCACCTCGGCCAGTGCTTGGCGCACTTCATTATGGGCAGCGCCTTCATCGCCTACGGCATCATCCTGACActgctgctcctcgtcggacaGCTGTGGATCCGCCGCAGCGGGCGGTCGCAAGAGTTCTTCGACAGTATCGTCATCGCGGCGTGGGGCTGCGTCAACACGTTCACCGAGCACCGGTGGGGCACCGAATGGGTCAGGAACGACTGGCAGCACACGACCATGGGTATCATCTGGTGGTgcgccggcctcgttggcATCTGGCTCAGCCGCGATCGCGACGGCAACCCCAAGCGGAACTTCATCCCCGGcttcgtcatcggcatcacTGGCTGGGGCATGTCGGCCCACCCGCAGGACCTCCCCATTAGTGCCATGACGCACAACATGTTCGGCAAGACCTTGATGGGAGTCGGCATCACCCGTGTCATCGAGGTGGCTTTTGTCGTCAAGGACGCCACAGGCGTCTCGGCCGATGGACGCCAGACGAACAGCTGGCAGTTCATTCCTGTCTTT CTTTTGTACGCGTCTGGTTTTCTCTTCATGGGCGCCACCGAAGAGCAGAtggccctcgtcgccaacTCTGGTCTCGACCACGTTTCCTACATCCTCATCCTGTACTCGTTCGCATTCCTGCTCTTCCTCTTCACCATGATGCTTATCCACCTCTTTGACCGCAACGCCAACACGGACGGCAAGGTCGTCCTGGAGAATGGTGTGCCGGTAGTCAACGGGCGTCCCGGCGAGAACCGCCAGGTACGTGATGCCGAGGAGTTCGAACTCGAGGGTCTCatgagcgacgacgaggacgaggcgcgCAAGGGCCTGAAGgacgacacggacgacgaccAAGGTCTGGGAAGCCCGAGCAGCCCCAGTACGATTGGCAAGAACAGCGACCGAGTGGCGCGGTga
- a CDS encoding Amidohydrolase, with protein MRCILPNYDGAPAGYSHFTLNGRPFKGSDAVCTRLAEAATGEHRRVTRNIFMALCQLFREGTSSKNSAEPPSADKNGYGQGWEDAHAMVYGLAIRVLGGPLYNNAPQPEPSVELVAGDAKPFVTAMRTIARSAPESLAETGHPGDIDRGRQQKLSEGSSGNHGPSSLDRQSNAEKTEPRNADKTGSTRMSKDDKEEGFWLEETLSSRFSAGSNDEVEEDSMSLASQASSTPINTPSAVSISDSVLRALATPPPSTSSSSSKPSPSTPSCSKPSRSRPGRPDGSLKRSEIIRGLDTTALLTHFERQSRLAERRIAAELARTSILRQAILQDRFFGRVPSFVGTPDARDPVEGRSGAEEEEEEDDDDNEDNNAGVTNEINDPFLGEAQQDRAVREVKTLFRQWRKAAADATMDAGVLDEGIRTTEGEGEEDDNSTRPVENSVIPYLGPEVSVAGRGENAAVPSPRSESVYSSESTWLTGSPQRFTASPERFDEASPPMSPCMKRQYRLMIDHFASRNAYSSSSSPGSDHGH; from the coding sequence ATGAGATGCATCTTGCCCAACTACGACGGCGCTCCCGCTGGATACAGTCACTTCACCCTGAACGGGCGGCCTTTCAAAGGCAGTGACGCCGTCTGCACCCGCCTGGCGGAAGCGGCTACGGGCGAGCACCGCCGCGTCACCCGCAACATCTTCATGGCCCTGTGTCAGCTATTCAGGGAGGGGACAAGCTCGAAGAACTCCGCGGAGCCTCCAAGCGCAGACAAGAATGGGTACGGTCAAGGCTGGGAGGATGCCCACGCCATGGTCTACGGGCTGGCAATCCGGGTCCTTGGTGGCCCGCTGTACAACAATGCCCCGCAGCCTGAGCCTTCCGTAGAGTTAGTCGCCGGCGATGCGAAGCCTTTCGTCACGGCCATGCGCACTATCGCGAGAAGTGCTCCGGAGTCCCTTGCCGAGACGGGTCACCCCGGGGATATcgatcgaggccggcaacaGAAGCTGTCCGAAGGGTCGTCAGGCAACCACGGGCCGTCGTCGCTTGACCGTCAGAGCAATGCTGAGAAGACCGAACCGAGGAACGCTGACAAGACGGGCTCGACGCGGATGAGCAAGGACGACAAAGAAGAAGGATTCTGGCTGGAGGAGACGCTCAGCAGCCGCTTCTCTGCCGGATCGaacgacgaggtcgaggaagacTCAATGTCCCTGGCATCGCAGGCCTCCAGCACGCCGATCAACACGCCCTCAGCGGTCAGCATCAGCGACTCCGTCCTGCGAGCCCTCGCCACACCGCCCCCGTCCacgagctcgtcctcctcgaagCCAAGCCCCTCGACCCCCAGCTGCTCCAAGCCCAGTCGCTCCAGGCCCGGCCGGCCCGACGGGAGCCTCAAGAGGTCGGAAATCAtccgcggcctcgacacCACGGCGCTCCTCACGCACTTTGAGCGCCAGTCGCGGCTCGCGGAGCGCCGCATCGCCGCGGAGCTCGCCAGGACGAGCATCCTCCGCCAGGCCATCCTCCAAGATCGCTTCTTCGGTCGCGTGCCGTCGTTCGTGGGGACGCCGGACGCGAGAGATCCGGTTGAGGGCCgcagcggcgccgaggaggaggaggaggaggacgacgacgacaatgaaGACAACAACGCGGGCGTCACGAATGAGATCAACGATCCGTTCCTGGGCGAGGCGCAGCAGGATCGCGCCGTAAGGGAGGTCAAGACACTGTTCCGGCAGTGGcggaaggcggcggcggacgccACCATGGACGCCGGCGTGCTGGACGAGGGCATCCGGACGACtgagggagaaggagaagaagacgacaacAGCACCCGCCCGGTGGAAAACTCGGTGATTCCGTACCTCGGTCCAGAGGTCTCGGTCGCAGGCCGTGGTGAGAACGCGGCGGTGCCTAGCCCCAGGTCCGAATCTGTGTACAGCAGCGAAAGTACCTGGCTCACCGGAAGTCCACAGCGGTTTACCGCAAGCCCGGAGCGCTTCGATgaggcgtcgccgccgatgagccCCTGCATGAAACGCCAGTATCGCTTGATGATCGACCACTTCGCGTCTCGGAACGCCtacagctccagctccagcccCGGCTCCGACCATGGACACTGA